From the Bacteroidota bacterium genome, one window contains:
- a CDS encoding DUF1801 domain-containing protein, with protein MKSATKFGTFEELIAAIPADLQAICTSLKEVILDLHPETVEVVRLGDNAASYGLGPKKMSEAYAYIMPRNGYVNLGFFYGAILSDPDGLLEGTGKKLRHVKIRSLAQASDEATQTLLREAIAERRATLGR; from the coding sequence ATGAAATCAGCAACCAAATTTGGCACTTTCGAAGAACTGATTGCTGCTATACCCGCCGACCTGCAGGCAATCTGCACTTCACTAAAAGAAGTAATTCTGGATCTGCACCCAGAAACCGTAGAAGTTGTCAGACTAGGGGATAACGCTGCTTCGTATGGGCTCGGTCCGAAAAAAATGAGTGAAGCCTATGCGTATATCATGCCCAGAAACGGGTATGTAAACCTCGGCTTTTTCTATGGCGCCATCCTGAGTGACCCGGATGGTTTACTGGAGGGAACGGGCAAGAAACTGCGCCATGTAAAAATCCGTAGCCTCGCGCAGGCATCAGACGAAGCTACCCAAACGCTCCTTCGCGAAGCAATTGCAGAACGAAGGGCAACGCTGGGCCGATAG
- a CDS encoding PSD1 and planctomycete cytochrome C domain-containing protein, giving the protein MSYRRLVPIVCLLALLGAAAFYWTQPAPVQYNADIRPIFNNKCIACHGGVKQSGGFSVLFEEEAFQPAESGELAIVRGKPDESELIRRVNHADPEERMPADHDALSNDEIEKLHDWIEAGAKWETHWAYIKPDRDIEPPNMGNDWVKNGIDGFTLETLRANDLKPAPQVSREKLIRRVTLDLTGLPPTLDAVASFTTDTNPDAYEKVVDALLASPRFGERWASMWLDLARYGDSQGYQKDPRRIIWAYRDWVITALNNNMPFDQFTIEQLAGDLLPDPTTDQILATAYHRNTMSNDEGGTDDEEFRVTAVLDRVNTTFEVWQGITMSCVQCHSHPYDPFKHKEYYELYAFFNNTADADKGHEKPLLRAFSPAHRDELEKLISWFEKNCAIDVNEAEKDNPATSLVERYDRIIAISEDPDARCAKAMELPNWQERLARLKSLAPPKTPVMRELPPDSSRTSQLFDRGNWLVLADTVQPGVPASLAPMRPAYPSNRLGLAQWLVDADNPLTARVIANRFWEQIFGIGIVETLEDFGSQGAQPSHPELLDWLAVEFQFELDWDIKALLKTIVMSATYQQDSAVSPDLLEKDPANRLLARGPRYRLGAEQIRDQALAVGGLLSEKMYGPSVMPPQPAGTWQVIRNVMRWENAKNEDRYRRALYTYWRRSSPYPSMISFDTPSREFCVSRRIRTNTPLQALVVLNDTVYVEAAVGLAQRMQQEAGPTPAEQLHHGLQLALAYPPSEMQHNTLETFYNNTRAHYDQHPEAITALVPDTLSQEPATAALINAANVILNLDEFLNKP; this is encoded by the coding sequence ATGTCCTACCGCCGCCTGGTACCGATTGTCTGCCTGCTCGCGCTTCTTGGAGCTGCAGCTTTTTACTGGACGCAGCCGGCGCCTGTCCAATACAATGCAGACATACGCCCCATCTTCAACAACAAGTGCATCGCCTGCCACGGAGGGGTCAAACAATCGGGTGGATTCAGTGTGCTTTTTGAAGAGGAAGCCTTCCAGCCAGCTGAGAGTGGCGAACTTGCGATTGTGCGCGGCAAACCAGACGAAAGCGAACTGATTCGACGGGTGAACCATGCCGATCCCGAGGAGCGGATGCCGGCAGATCATGACGCGCTTTCAAACGATGAAATCGAAAAACTGCATGACTGGATTGAAGCCGGCGCAAAATGGGAAACGCACTGGGCCTACATCAAACCCGATCGCGATATCGAGCCGCCCAACATGGGCAACGACTGGGTTAAAAACGGCATCGATGGCTTCACCCTCGAAACCCTGCGGGCCAACGACCTGAAGCCGGCGCCCCAGGTATCTCGGGAAAAGCTCATCCGCAGGGTAACCCTTGACCTCACAGGGCTTCCCCCAACGCTTGACGCCGTTGCCAGCTTCACAACAGACACCAATCCTGATGCATACGAAAAAGTTGTGGATGCACTGCTTGCCTCTCCGCGCTTTGGTGAGCGATGGGCAAGTATGTGGCTTGACCTCGCACGCTACGGTGACTCGCAGGGCTACCAGAAAGACCCACGCCGCATTATCTGGGCCTACCGCGACTGGGTGATTACGGCCCTCAACAACAACATGCCGTTCGATCAATTTACCATCGAGCAACTGGCCGGCGACTTGCTCCCCGACCCTACCACCGACCAAATCCTGGCCACGGCCTACCACCGCAACACAATGAGTAATGACGAGGGGGGCACGGACGACGAAGAATTTCGGGTCACAGCTGTACTCGACCGCGTCAACACTACTTTTGAAGTCTGGCAAGGCATCACCATGAGTTGCGTGCAATGCCACAGCCATCCCTACGACCCTTTCAAACACAAAGAGTACTACGAGCTATACGCCTTTTTCAACAACACAGCTGATGCTGATAAAGGCCATGAAAAACCATTGCTACGCGCATTTAGCCCGGCACACCGGGATGAACTGGAAAAACTTATTTCCTGGTTCGAAAAAAACTGTGCTATAGATGTAAACGAAGCAGAAAAGGATAATCCAGCAACCTCGCTTGTTGAACGCTATGACCGCATCATTGCCATAAGCGAAGATCCTGATGCCCGTTGCGCCAAAGCCATGGAGCTACCAAACTGGCAGGAACGGCTTGCCAGACTAAAATCGCTTGCGCCTCCCAAAACGCCCGTAATGCGCGAGCTCCCGCCAGATAGCAGCAGAACATCACAGCTTTTTGACCGGGGTAACTGGCTGGTATTGGCCGACACGGTCCAACCGGGCGTGCCGGCTTCGTTGGCTCCCATGCGCCCAGCATACCCGTCGAACCGACTTGGGCTCGCACAGTGGCTTGTTGACGCTGACAATCCCTTAACTGCCAGGGTAATAGCAAACCGTTTTTGGGAGCAAATATTCGGGATCGGCATCGTCGAAACCCTTGAAGACTTCGGTTCACAAGGCGCCCAACCAAGCCACCCGGAATTACTCGACTGGCTGGCGGTAGAATTTCAATTTGAACTCGACTGGGATATTAAGGCATTGCTCAAAACGATTGTGATGTCGGCGACTTACCAGCAAGACAGTGCGGTTTCGCCTGATCTGCTCGAAAAAGATCCAGCAAACAGGTTGCTGGCGCGTGGCCCCCGCTACCGCCTGGGCGCAGAACAAATCCGAGACCAGGCGCTGGCTGTTGGCGGGCTCCTGAGCGAAAAAATGTATGGTCCAAGCGTCATGCCCCCCCAGCCGGCAGGCACATGGCAAGTCATTCGTAACGTGATGCGCTGGGAAAACGCCAAAAACGAAGATCGGTACCGCCGAGCGCTCTACACGTACTGGCGGCGATCCAGTCCATACCCTTCCATGATTTCGTTTGATACGCCAAGCCGTGAATTCTGTGTTTCGCGGCGTATCCGTACCAATACGCCTTTACAAGCGCTGGTCGTGCTCAATGACACGGTTTACGTAGAAGCAGCTGTTGGCCTTGCCCAGCGCATGCAACAGGAAGCCGGCCCTACGCCTGCTGAGCAATTGCATCACGGCTTGCAACTGGCCCTTGCTTACCCACCGTCCGAAATGCAGCACAATACCCTCGAGACTTTTTACAACAACACACGCGCCCACTACGACCAGCACCCGGAAGCAATTACCGCGCTTGTGCCGGATACTTTATCCCAAGAACCTGCAACAGCTGCACTGATCAACGCCGCCAACGTCATCCTCAATCTGGACGAATTCCTTAATAAACCGTGA
- a CDS encoding DUF1501 domain-containing protein has protein sequence MNYFEEIIARHQRYLTRRHFLRDATLGLGSIALGSMMGCRTDTLDTADTARDMSRPLMTRAAHFAPKAKQVIFLHMAGAPSQLELFDFKPALHQYDGQDCPDSFLEGKRFAFIQGVPKLLGPQTSFKQYGKSGAWVSELFPHFAEVVDEVAFLKAVHTDEFNHAPAQLFMHTGSPRHGRPSIGSWVTYGLGSENQNLPGFVVLVSGQSAPSAGKSVWGSGFLPSVYQGVQFRSQGDPVLYVSDPNGIDRSVREEAIATINKLNHIEHETIGDPETLSRISQYEMAFRMQMTVPEAMDIASESEATHAAYGTAPGSTSFANNCLLARRLVERGVRFVQLFHRGWDSHGSNEFEALEGGFLKRCEEVDKPMTALLRDLRERGLLEETLVVWGGEFGRTPMRENRGGKVAPFNGRDHHSEAFTMWMAGGGVKPGITYGETDELGYYGVDGQIHVHDLQATILHQMGFDHEQLTYPFQGRPFRLTDVSGKVVNQILT, from the coding sequence ATGAACTACTTCGAAGAGATTATTGCTCGCCATCAACGGTACCTGACACGCCGGCACTTCCTGCGTGACGCAACACTCGGACTCGGGTCGATTGCACTGGGCTCAATGATGGGATGTCGCACCGATACACTTGACACTGCTGATACGGCGCGGGACATGAGCCGGCCGCTGATGACGCGGGCTGCACATTTTGCGCCCAAAGCCAAGCAAGTCATTTTCCTGCACATGGCCGGCGCGCCGTCACAACTGGAGCTTTTTGACTTCAAACCAGCGCTGCATCAATACGATGGGCAGGATTGCCCCGACTCGTTTCTTGAAGGCAAACGGTTTGCCTTCATCCAGGGCGTCCCCAAACTGCTCGGACCGCAAACGAGCTTCAAACAATATGGAAAATCTGGCGCATGGGTCTCTGAACTATTTCCCCATTTCGCCGAAGTAGTCGACGAGGTCGCATTCCTCAAAGCCGTTCATACGGATGAATTTAACCATGCGCCGGCGCAGCTCTTTATGCATACGGGCAGCCCTCGTCATGGCCGACCAAGTATTGGCTCGTGGGTAACGTACGGTCTTGGCTCAGAAAACCAGAATCTACCCGGTTTTGTCGTGCTGGTCTCAGGACAATCAGCACCGAGCGCCGGCAAAAGTGTTTGGGGGAGTGGATTCTTGCCTTCCGTTTACCAGGGTGTGCAATTTCGGTCTCAGGGCGACCCGGTACTCTACGTATCGGACCCCAATGGTATCGACCGCAGCGTTCGAGAAGAAGCCATTGCCACCATCAACAAACTCAATCACATCGAGCACGAAACCATAGGCGATCCGGAGACGCTATCGCGGATTTCACAGTATGAAATGGCATTCCGGATGCAGATGACGGTGCCCGAAGCAATGGACATTGCCTCAGAAAGCGAAGCAACCCACGCTGCGTATGGCACGGCGCCAGGCAGCACATCTTTTGCCAACAACTGCCTGCTTGCCCGCCGCCTGGTAGAACGGGGGGTACGGTTTGTTCAGCTATTTCATCGCGGGTGGGACTCGCATGGAAGCAACGAATTTGAAGCCCTCGAAGGCGGCTTTCTAAAACGGTGCGAAGAGGTTGATAAACCGATGACCGCGCTACTGCGCGACCTGCGCGAACGGGGCCTGCTCGAAGAGACCCTCGTTGTCTGGGGAGGAGAATTTGGCCGCACCCCCATGCGCGAAAACAGGGGAGGCAAGGTGGCGCCGTTTAACGGCAGAGACCACCACAGCGAAGCCTTTACCATGTGGATGGCCGGTGGGGGTGTCAAACCGGGCATTACGTACGGCGAAACCGATGAACTCGGCTACTACGGGGTTGATGGCCAGATCCATGTACACGATTTACAAGCAACTATCTTACACCAGATGGGCTTTGACCACGAACAACTCACGTATCCATTCCAGGGCCGGCCCTTCCGTTTAACTGATGTAAGCGGCAAGGTAGTCAACCAGATTCTGACCTAA
- a CDS encoding VIT domain-containing protein, producing MKKFIRTLLMPALTIALLTMTVLTVPVFAQSDYNHLMVLNPQRNWDQRPGTIEEATFSVRPKGIYAEVGVYLTFSSRGAAFSGAENLEVEFRFELPDDAIMTDSWLWVGDQIMRAQLIDRWTATEIYEGIVNRNRDPSLLTKKNQTQYELRVFPMRNDMPRKVKLTYLVPVDWTLTDMHIPLPFDWLEDSRHEIETVNILAWPGEHWTAPRLLERPDVTVETLSDEGFGMYHRMQLEPSERKGLTTLSFEAPLESGVFMSNLDTEEDGFYQLAYLPAVFSLDGNPQRNVAVLIDFSTASTTVALEEMLLILRQALKDNLAPTDQFTVIYSQADIRRASETWLPATPDAIDGVFDTLDQTVLANYSNLPAMLANGIAFVNDLGVEGSLFVISSTDALGDKQVSDRLMADLVALSAPEPLPVMLFADLANDRLTTTRDNGIFHAGNSLLYAALARESGGQFVTIRDGKPLSTLSRELLAGADGGVEAFDLYASLQSGFTYGRFTHTTSQIADVIPLHSAVTQVGRYLGDTPFVIQASGVFDAEPFSNQIDIVGEEVSTSDSTLVAYWTGNQIDALEQRQQDDNTIVDIIEFSLGARVISLYTAFLALEPGVNEQEPCGDECEDETALVTSVDDEVPGEMSVNIDAYPNPFVSHVTITVTFPEVVDFEAVTFEIFNTMGQRVALLRPASVNGRVAELVWDGTTDAGAPAANGIYFFVMTSPAGRHTHKLVLVR from the coding sequence ATGAAAAAATTTATACGCACGCTGCTGATGCCGGCGCTAACCATTGCGCTGCTAACAATGACGGTGCTAACCGTGCCGGTGTTTGCCCAATCAGACTATAACCATCTGATGGTACTTAATCCCCAACGTAATTGGGATCAACGTCCTGGCACGATCGAAGAGGCTACTTTTTCTGTTAGGCCAAAAGGAATTTACGCAGAGGTAGGTGTTTACCTGACGTTTTCGTCACGCGGTGCAGCTTTCAGCGGGGCTGAAAATTTGGAGGTTGAATTTCGATTTGAGCTGCCAGATGACGCTATTATGACTGATTCCTGGCTGTGGGTAGGGGATCAAATCATGCGCGCCCAACTCATCGACCGTTGGACAGCAACAGAGATTTATGAGGGAATTGTCAACCGGAATCGTGATCCATCGCTGCTTACGAAGAAAAACCAGACCCAGTATGAACTTCGCGTGTTTCCCATGCGAAACGACATGCCGCGAAAGGTAAAGCTGACCTATCTGGTTCCGGTAGATTGGACGCTCACCGATATGCATATTCCGCTGCCGTTCGACTGGTTGGAGGATTCCCGGCATGAAATTGAAACCGTAAATATTCTCGCCTGGCCGGGTGAGCACTGGACCGCACCGCGCTTATTGGAACGTCCTGATGTCACTGTGGAAACGCTTAGTGACGAGGGTTTTGGTATGTATCATCGCATGCAACTAGAGCCTTCTGAGCGTAAGGGATTAACGACACTTTCTTTTGAAGCCCCCCTGGAGTCCGGTGTTTTCATGAGTAACCTGGATACTGAAGAAGACGGATTTTACCAGCTTGCCTATTTACCGGCCGTGTTTTCACTCGATGGCAATCCTCAGCGGAACGTAGCTGTGCTGATCGACTTCAGTACTGCCAGTACCACCGTTGCGTTGGAAGAAATGCTGCTCATCTTGCGGCAGGCGCTCAAAGATAACCTCGCGCCAACGGACCAATTTACTGTAATCTACTCCCAGGCTGATATACGACGCGCAAGCGAAACCTGGCTGCCGGCAACGCCTGATGCCATCGATGGGGTGTTTGATACCCTCGACCAGACCGTTCTTGCCAACTATTCCAACCTGCCGGCCATGCTGGCAAACGGTATCGCCTTTGTGAATGACCTGGGCGTAGAAGGCAGTCTGTTTGTGATTTCCAGTACGGATGCGTTGGGGGATAAACAGGTTTCCGACCGGCTGATGGCTGATTTGGTTGCGCTGAGTGCACCCGAGCCGCTGCCTGTGATGCTGTTTGCAGATCTTGCTAATGACAGGTTGACAACAACCCGTGATAATGGAATTTTTCATGCGGGTAATAGCTTGCTTTACGCTGCTTTGGCCCGGGAAAGCGGTGGTCAATTTGTGACGATCCGAGATGGCAAACCCCTTTCCACCCTTTCACGCGAACTGCTAGCCGGCGCTGACGGAGGCGTTGAGGCTTTCGACCTTTACGCGAGCTTGCAGAGCGGCTTTACGTACGGCCGCTTTACCCATACAACCAGCCAGATTGCAGATGTTATTCCCTTGCATTCAGCAGTTACCCAGGTTGGCCGTTATCTTGGTGATACACCGTTTGTTATTCAGGCCTCGGGTGTTTTTGATGCTGAACCATTCTCGAATCAAATTGATATCGTGGGTGAAGAAGTATCAACGTCGGACAGCACGCTGGTAGCGTATTGGACAGGCAATCAGATCGACGCGTTGGAGCAGCGTCAACAAGATGACAATACCATTGTGGACATCATCGAGTTTAGCCTGGGAGCCCGCGTAATTTCGCTGTATACCGCGTTTCTGGCGCTGGAGCCCGGCGTGAACGAGCAAGAACCCTGTGGGGATGAATGTGAAGACGAAACAGCACTGGTTACTTCTGTTGATGATGAAGTGCCAGGAGAGATGTCCGTCAATATTGATGCGTATCCAAATCCGTTTGTGTCGCATGTAACCATCACAGTGACCTTTCCTGAAGTGGTGGATTTTGAAGCGGTCACGTTTGAGATTTTCAATACGATGGGGCAACGTGTTGCGCTACTTCGTCCGGCTTCGGTAAATGGCCGCGTTGCTGAGTTGGTCTGGGATGGCACAACGGATGCTGGAGCGCCGGCGGCCAATGGCATCTACTTTTTTGTTATGACTTCTCCTGCAGGCCGGCATACACACAAACTGGTACTTGTAAGGTAG